The genomic interval AATCATGCAAGACTCGCAGCCGAAACAACCTATTTACAAACGGGTCCTGGTAAAACTCAGTGGCGAAGCTCTTCTAGGAGATCAAGCTTTCGGGATTGATTCCACTGTGCTCTCTGCCTGGGCAAAAGACCTGGAGGCTGTGGTCCAAAGTGGCATCGAACTGGCCATCGTAATCGGCGGCGGAAATATTTCCAGGGGTGTTATGACCACAGCTCACGGAATGACCCGGGCTCATGGTGACTACATGGGGATGCTGGCAACGATGATCAACGCCATGGCTCTGCAGGATGCTCTGGAGCATTTGCATCTTGAAACCCGGTTACTGTCGAGCATCAAGATGGAAGAGATTGCGGAGCCTTTTATTCGGCGACGGGCCATCCGCCACCTTGAAAAAGGTCGCGTGGTAATTTTTGGTGGCGGAACCGGTAGCCCATACTTTACCACAGATACCGCTGCTGCATTGCGGGCCCTGGAAATTGATGCGGACGTGTTTGTCAAGGCGACACGTGTAGATGGAATCTACTCTGCTGATCCTGAAGTGCATGAAAAAGCCGAACACTTCGCGCAGATTGCCGGGCATGAAGTGATTCGCCAGGGGCTGAGGGTCATGGATAAAACTGCATTCACCTTGTGTGAGGAGTCCAAGATGCCGATTGTTGTGTGCAATGTGAACGAACCGGGTAATCTGCAAAGGATCGTCTTTGGTGAGAAAGTGGGCTCTTACGTACATTGGGACTAGGAATTCTCTTTGTAACCATGCTGGACGAACTTCTGGAGTTACTTCTTTTGGAAAACACGGAGCAGATGGAGCGCTCCTTGGACCATCTGAACAAGGAGTTGCGTGCCATTCGAGCAGGGCGGGCCACACCTGCCATGCTCCAAAATGTTCGTGTTGAGTTCTACGGCAGCGTTTCCCCACTCAATCAACTCTCGACGATCAGCACCCCCCAGCCAGATCTCTTAGTCGTGACTCCTTGGGATAAATCCTCGATTGATGCCATTGAAAAAGCCGTGCAGTCCGCAAACCTCGGACTGAACCCGTCCAATGATGGTACTCTGATCCGAATCCCTGTCCCACCGCTGACAGAGGAACGTCGAATTGCG from Rhodothermaceae bacterium carries:
- a CDS encoding UMP kinase; the encoded protein is MQDSQPKQPIYKRVLVKLSGEALLGDQAFGIDSTVLSAWAKDLEAVVQSGIELAIVIGGGNISRGVMTTAHGMTRAHGDYMGMLATMINAMALQDALEHLHLETRLLSSIKMEEIAEPFIRRRAIRHLEKGRVVIFGGGTGSPYFTTDTAAALRALEIDADVFVKATRVDGIYSADPEVHEKAEHFAQIAGHEVIRQGLRVMDKTAFTLCEESKMPIVVCNVNEPGNLQRIVFGEKVGSYVHWD
- a CDS encoding ribosome recycling factor — encoded protein: MLDELLELLLLENTEQMERSLDHLNKELRAIRAGRATPAMLQNVRVEFYGSVSPLNQLSTISTPQPDLLVVTPWDKSSIDAIEKAVQSANLGLNPSNDGTLIRIPVPPLTEERRIALCKRVRQIGEQAKVSIRNIRRSTKEELKSTQETENLSEDMRYFAEEKLQKETDRFVTAIDNLLREKEKDIMEV